Proteins encoded in a region of the Perognathus longimembris pacificus isolate PPM17 chromosome 11, ASM2315922v1, whole genome shotgun sequence genome:
- the LOC125360096 gene encoding heterogeneous nuclear ribonucleoprotein F-like, translating to MMLGPEGGEGFVVKLRGLPWSCSIEDVQNFLSNCTIHNGVAGVHFIYTREGRQSGEAFVELESQDDVKLALKKDRESMGHRYIEVFKSHRTEMDWVLKHSGPNSADCANDGFVRLRGLPFGCTKEEIIQFFSGLEIVPNGITLPVNAEGKITGEAFVQFASQELAEKALGKHKERIGHRYIEVFKSSQEEVRSYSDMPLKFMSAQRPGPYDRPGTARRYMGIVKQAGLDRMRSSAYSAGYGGYEEYSGLSDSYGFTTDLFGRDLSYCLSGMYDHRYGDGEFTVQSTTGHCVHMRGLPYKATENDIYNFFSPLNPVRVHIEIGPDGRVTGEADVEFATHEEAVAAMSKDRANMQHRYIELFLNSTTGTSNGVYSSQVMQEMGVSAAQATYSGLESQSVSGCYGTGYSGQDNMGGYD from the coding sequence ATGATGCTGGGCCCTGAGGGAGGTGAAGGCTTTGTGGTCAAACTCCGTGGCTTGCCATGGTCCTGCTCAATTGAGGACGTGCAGAACTTTCTCTCCAACTGCACGATTCACAATGGGGTGGCAGGTGTCCATTTCATTTATACTAGAGAAGGCAGGCAGAGTGGTGAGGCTTTTGTTGAACTTGAATCACAAGATGATGTAAAACTGGCCCTGAAAAAAGACAGGGAAAGCATGGGCCACCGGTACATCGAGGTGTTCAAGTCTCACAGAACCGAGATGGATTGGGTGTTGAAGCACAGCGGTCCAAACAGCGCTGACTGTGCTAATGATGGCTTCGTGCGGCTCCGGGGACTCCCGTTTGGATGCACAAAGGAAGAAATCATTCAGTTCTTCTCAGGGTTGGAAATCGTGCCAAATGGGATCACATTGCCGGTGAATGCTGAGGGCAAGATTACAGGGGAGGCCTTCGTGCAGTTTGCCTCACAGGAATTAGCTGAGAAGGCCCTGGGGAAGCACAAGGAGAGAATAGGGCACCGCTATATTGAAGTGTTCAAGAGCAGTCAGGAGGAAGTTAGGTCCTACTCAGATATGCCTCTGAAGTTTATGTCTGCACAGCGCCCGGGGCCCTATGATCGGCCTGGCACAGCCCGGAGATACATGGGCATTGTGAAGCAGGCAGGCCTGGATAGGATGAGATCCAGTGCCTACAGTGCAGGCTATGGGGGCTATGAGGAGTATAGTGGCCTCAGTGACAGCTATGGCTTCACCACTGACCTCTTTGGGAGAGACCTCAGCTACTGTCTCTCCGGCATGTACGACCATAGATACGGAGACGGCGAGTTCACCGTGCAGAGCACCACCGGCCACTGCGTCCACATGAGAGGGCTGCCCTACAAAGCAACCGAGAACGACATTTACAACTTCTTCTCTCCACTCAACCCCGTGAGAGTGCATATTGAGATTGGCCCAGATGGAAGAGTGACCGGAGAGGCTGACGTGGAGTTTGCTACCCATGAAGAAGCTGTGGCGGCGATGTCAAAGGACAGGGCCAACATGCAGCACAGATACATAGAACTCTTTCTGAATTCAACAACAGGGACCAGCAATGGGGTTTATAGCAGCCAGGTGATGCAGGAAATGGGGGTGTCTGCTGCCCAGGCCACCTATAGTGGTCTAGAGAGCCAGTCAGTGAGTGGTTGCTATGGGACCGGCTACAGCGGTCAGGATAACATGGGAGGGTATGACTAG